The Pseudomonas eucalypticola genome has a window encoding:
- a CDS encoding muconate cycloisomerase family protein: MSHPIIESLETIIVDLPTIRPHKLAMHTMQNQTLVLLRLRCSDGVEGIGESTTIGGLSYGNESPESIKVNIDAHFAPLLIGQPADNVNAAMQRIERSVRGNTFAKSGIESALLDAQGKRRGLAVSELLGGRLRDSLPVAWTLASGDTARDIAEAEKMLDVRRHRIFKLKIGAGEVNKDLAHVIAIKKAVGERASVRVDVNQAWDEAVALRACRILGDNGIDLVEQPISRYNGVGMARLSASSPVPIMADEAIESVEDAFNLARIGAGTIFALKIAKTGGPRAALRAAAIADAAGIGLYGGTMLEGGIGTLASAQAFVTLPKMAWDTELFGPLLLTEDILANPPVYRDFHLHVPNTPGLGLELDEDRVAFFRRDKTTTAYSHS; encoded by the coding sequence ATGAGTCATCCCATCATCGAGTCGCTGGAGACGATCATCGTCGACCTGCCGACCATTCGCCCGCACAAACTGGCCATGCACACCATGCAAAACCAGACGCTGGTGTTGCTGCGCCTGCGCTGCAGCGACGGCGTGGAAGGCATTGGCGAGTCCACCACCATCGGTGGCCTGAGCTACGGCAACGAAAGCCCCGAAAGCATCAAGGTCAACATCGACGCCCATTTCGCACCTTTGCTCATCGGCCAGCCCGCCGACAACGTCAACGCCGCCATGCAGCGCATCGAACGTAGCGTGCGTGGCAACACCTTTGCCAAATCCGGTATCGAAAGCGCCTTGCTGGACGCTCAGGGCAAACGCCGTGGACTGGCCGTGAGCGAATTGCTGGGCGGGCGCCTGCGCGACAGCCTGCCAGTAGCCTGGACCCTGGCCAGTGGCGACACGGCGCGCGATATCGCCGAAGCGGAAAAAATGCTCGATGTGCGCCGCCACCGCATCTTCAAATTGAAGATCGGTGCCGGCGAGGTCAACAAGGACCTGGCCCACGTGATCGCCATCAAGAAAGCCGTGGGCGAGCGCGCCAGCGTGCGGGTGGACGTCAATCAGGCCTGGGACGAAGCAGTGGCCCTGCGGGCCTGCCGCATACTCGGTGACAACGGCATCGACCTGGTCGAGCAGCCTATCTCGCGTTACAACGGCGTTGGCATGGCGCGGTTGAGTGCCAGCAGCCCGGTCCCGATCATGGCCGACGAAGCCATCGAATCAGTAGAAGATGCGTTCAACCTGGCCCGCATCGGCGCCGGTACCATTTTCGCCCTGAAAATCGCCAAGACCGGTGGCCCCCGCGCGGCGCTGCGGGCTGCCGCCATCGCCGACGCGGCGGGTATCGGCCTGTATGGCGGCACCATGCTCGAAGGCGGCATCGGTACCCTGGCCTCGGCGCAGGCCTTTGTCACGTTGCCGAAAATGGCCTGGGACACCGAGCTGTTCGGCCCGTTGCTGCTGACCGAGGACATCCTCGCCAACCCGCCGGTTTACCGCGACTTTCACCTGCATGTTCCCAACACCCCCGGCCTTGGGCTGGAATTGGATGAAGACCGCGTGGCCTTCTTCCGTCGTGACAAGACCACCACGGCTTACAGCCACAGCTAA
- a CDS encoding peptide chain release factor 3, which produces MTQQAAEVAKRRTFAIISHPDAGKTTITEKLLLMGKAIAVAGTVKSRKSDRHATSDWMEMEKQRGISITTSVMQFPYRDHMVNLLDTPGHEDFSEDTYRTLTAVDSALMVLDGGKGVEPRTIALMDVCRLRDTPIVSFINKLDRDIRDPIELLDEIEAVLKIKAAPITWPIGCYRDFKGVYHLAGDYIIVYTPGHGHERTEVKIIEKLDSDEARAHLGDEYDRFLEQLELVQGACHEFDQDEFMNGQLTPVFFGTALGNFGVDHVLDAVVDWAPRPLARVAHERTVEPVEEKFSGFVFKIQANMDPKHRDRIAFMRICSGKYEKGMKMRHVRTGKDLRIGDALTFFSSEREQLEEAFAGDIIGLHNHGTIQIGDTFTEGEVLGFTGIPHFAPELFRRVRLRDPLKSKQLRQGLQQLAEEGATQVFFPERSNDIILGAVGVLQFDVVASRLKEEYKVECSYEPITVWSARWIECADKKKLEEFKNKAVENIAVDGGGHLTYLAPTRVNLALMEERWPDVKFRATREHH; this is translated from the coding sequence ATGACCCAACAGGCCGCCGAAGTCGCGAAACGCCGCACTTTCGCCATCATTTCCCACCCGGACGCCGGTAAGACCACCATCACCGAGAAACTCTTGCTGATGGGCAAGGCCATTGCCGTGGCCGGTACCGTGAAGTCGCGTAAATCCGACCGCCACGCCACGTCCGACTGGATGGAGATGGAGAAGCAGCGCGGTATCTCCATCACCACCTCGGTGATGCAGTTCCCGTATCGCGACCACATGGTCAACCTGCTCGACACCCCCGGTCACGAAGACTTCTCGGAAGATACCTACCGCACCCTGACCGCGGTGGACTCGGCCCTGATGGTGCTCGACGGTGGTAAGGGCGTAGAGCCGCGGACCATCGCCCTGATGGACGTCTGCCGCCTGCGCGACACGCCGATCGTCAGCTTCATCAACAAGCTGGACCGTGACATCCGCGACCCTATCGAGCTGCTCGACGAGATCGAGGCGGTCCTGAAGATCAAGGCTGCGCCGATCACCTGGCCGATCGGCTGCTACCGTGATTTCAAGGGTGTGTACCACCTGGCGGGCGACTACATCATTGTCTACACCCCGGGCCACGGCCACGAACGTACCGAGGTGAAGATCATCGAGAAGCTGGACTCCGACGAGGCCCGCGCGCACCTGGGTGATGAATACGACCGCTTCCTGGAGCAACTGGAACTGGTGCAGGGTGCCTGCCACGAATTCGACCAGGACGAGTTCATGAACGGCCAGCTGACCCCGGTATTCTTCGGCACCGCGCTGGGCAATTTCGGCGTAGACCACGTGCTCGACGCCGTTGTCGACTGGGCGCCGCGCCCCTTGGCCCGCGTGGCCCACGAACGTACCGTGGAGCCAGTGGAAGAGAAATTTAGCGGCTTCGTGTTCAAGATCCAGGCGAACATGGACCCCAAGCACCGCGACCGCATCGCTTTCATGCGCATCTGCTCGGGCAAGTACGAGAAGGGCATGAAGATGCGTCACGTGCGCACCGGCAAGGACCTGCGCATCGGCGACGCGCTGACGTTCTTCTCCTCCGAGCGTGAGCAGCTGGAAGAGGCTTTTGCCGGCGACATCATTGGCTTGCACAACCACGGCACCATCCAGATCGGCGACACCTTCACCGAAGGCGAAGTGCTGGGCTTCACTGGCATCCCGCACTTTGCGCCGGAGCTGTTCCGCCGCGTACGCCTGCGCGACCCGCTCAAATCCAAGCAGCTGCGCCAAGGCTTGCAGCAGTTGGCCGAGGAAGGCGCCACCCAGGTGTTCTTCCCCGAGCGCAGCAACGACATCATCCTCGGCGCCGTGGGCGTGCTGCAGTTCGACGTGGTCGCCAGCCGCCTGAAGGAAGAGTACAAGGTGGAATGCTCCTATGAGCCGATCACTGTCTGGTCGGCGCGCTGGATCGAGTGCGCCGACAAGAAGAAGCTTGAAGAATTCAAGAACAAGGCGGTGGAAAACATCGCGGTGGACGGCGGCGGTCACCTGACTTACCTGGCGCCTACCCGGGTCAACCTGGCGCTGATGGAAGAGCGCTGGCCGGACGTGAAATTCCGCGCCACGCGCGAGCACCACTAA
- a CDS encoding NAD(P)/FAD-dependent oxidoreductase has protein sequence MTAWRGISLWMDQLEDSLTPRPTLEHDLDVDVVIIGAGYTGLWTAYYLKLQAPGLNIAILEAQTAGFGASGRNGGWLMGNLLNDDRLLATLPAEQRRASFDLLHGIPDEVAQVAAIEGIDCHYRKGGALYCAARYPEQETSQRQYLEHLHKLGLGDQDYRWLTPAQVADQVRVDRCYGAIFTPHMATIQPARLARGLARTVQRMGVRLYENSPVTDWQPRQVRTAKATVRSHWVVPAVEGYSANLPPLGRYHLPVQSLLVATEPLSDAQWQGIGLEHGQAFGEASRQVTYGQRSADGRLVFGARGGYRFGGQLRHDFTLSDQEIGLRRYLFGELFPQLKDVRITHAWGGNLGMARRFRPHMLCDHASGLALAGGYGGEGVGASNLGGRTLAALILQQHNELVRQPWVTCTGGLANLKAWEPEPCRWLGYNAIIKSFVHEDQTLANPAAAPWRRQLASRLADVMEGLMR, from the coding sequence ATGACAGCGTGGCGCGGCATCAGCCTATGGATGGACCAACTGGAAGACTCCCTCACGCCACGCCCGACGCTGGAACACGACCTGGACGTCGACGTCGTCATCATTGGCGCCGGCTACACCGGCCTGTGGACCGCCTATTACCTCAAGCTGCAGGCCCCTGGCCTGAACATCGCCATCCTCGAAGCCCAGACCGCCGGTTTTGGTGCTTCCGGCCGCAACGGCGGCTGGTTGATGGGCAACCTGCTCAACGATGATCGCCTGCTGGCGACACTGCCCGCCGAGCAGCGGCGTGCTTCGTTCGACTTGCTGCACGGCATTCCCGATGAAGTCGCCCAGGTGGCCGCCATCGAAGGCATCGACTGCCATTACCGCAAGGGCGGCGCGCTGTATTGCGCGGCCCGTTACCCTGAGCAGGAAACCAGCCAGCGCCAATACCTCGAACATCTGCACAAACTGGGGCTGGGCGACCAGGACTACCGTTGGCTGACCCCGGCGCAGGTCGCCGACCAGGTGCGCGTTGACCGCTGCTATGGCGCGATCTTCACGCCGCACATGGCGACCATTCAACCGGCACGCCTGGCACGTGGCCTGGCGCGCACGGTGCAGCGCATGGGCGTGCGGCTATACGAGAACAGCCCTGTCACCGATTGGCAGCCCCGCCAGGTGCGCACGGCGAAGGCCACTGTGCGCAGCCACTGGGTGGTGCCGGCCGTGGAAGGCTACAGCGCCAACCTGCCGCCCCTGGGCCGGTATCACTTGCCGGTACAAAGCCTGCTGGTGGCCACCGAGCCATTGAGCGACGCGCAATGGCAAGGCATCGGCCTGGAACACGGCCAGGCCTTCGGCGAAGCCAGCCGCCAAGTCACCTATGGCCAACGCTCCGCCGACGGCCGCCTGGTGTTCGGTGCCCGGGGTGGCTACCGTTTTGGCGGCCAACTGCGCCACGACTTCACCCTCAGCGACCAGGAAATCGGCCTGCGCCGCTACCTGTTCGGTGAACTGTTCCCGCAGCTCAAGGACGTGCGCATCACCCACGCCTGGGGTGGCAACCTGGGCATGGCCCGGCGCTTTCGCCCGCACATGCTCTGCGACCACGCCAGCGGCCTGGCGCTGGCCGGTGGCTACGGCGGCGAAGGCGTGGGGGCCAGCAACCTGGGCGGCCGCACCCTGGCGGCGCTGATACTGCAGCAGCACAACGAACTGGTGCGCCAGCCCTGGGTAACCTGCACGGGCGGCCTGGCCAACCTGAAAGCCTGGGAGCCGGAACCGTGCCGCTGGCTCGGCTACAACGCCATCATCAAGAGCTTCGTCCATGAAGACCAGACCCTGGCAAACCCGGCGGCCGCACCCTGGCGGCGGCAGCTGGCCAGCCGGTTGGCGGATGTGATGGAGGGGTTGATGCGGTGA
- the catA gene encoding catechol 1,2-dioxygenase: MNIKISQTESVQQFFKQATGAFNDAGNARSKTLIHRIVTDAVKIIEELDVTPEEFWKAVNYVNVLGSHQEAGLLMAGLGLEHYMDLQLDAQDEAAGQLGGTPRTIEGPLYVAGAPLVQHQARLDDGTDPGTVLFMQGQVTDTDGKPLAGAIVDVWHANTGGTYSYFDPSQSEFNLRRRIETDSEGRYRFRSIVPSGYGVPPTGPTQQLLDELGRHGQRPAHIHFFISAPGHRHLTTQINLAGDPYLYEDFAHATRDGLIAEIHFSNDQARAQQHGVTGKFAEIDFDFTLQPTEKPKADQRPPRVRALEA, translated from the coding sequence ATGAATATCAAAATCTCGCAAACCGAATCGGTACAGCAGTTCTTCAAACAAGCCACCGGGGCGTTCAACGATGCTGGCAACGCCAGGTCCAAAACCCTGATACACCGCATTGTCACCGACGCGGTGAAGATCATCGAAGAGCTGGACGTCACGCCAGAAGAGTTCTGGAAGGCGGTCAACTACGTCAACGTGCTGGGTTCCCACCAGGAAGCCGGACTGCTGATGGCAGGCCTTGGCCTGGAGCATTACATGGACCTGCAACTGGACGCCCAGGACGAGGCGGCCGGGCAACTGGGCGGTACGCCGCGCACCATCGAAGGCCCGCTGTACGTGGCCGGCGCGCCTCTGGTCCAACACCAGGCGCGCCTAGACGACGGCACCGACCCAGGCACCGTGCTGTTCATGCAGGGCCAGGTCACCGACACCGACGGCAAGCCGCTGGCGGGCGCCATCGTCGACGTCTGGCATGCCAATACAGGCGGTACCTACTCCTATTTCGACCCGTCCCAATCGGAGTTCAACCTGCGTCGCCGCATCGAGACAGATAGCGAGGGGCGCTATCGCTTCCGCAGCATCGTGCCCTCGGGCTATGGCGTGCCCCCTACCGGGCCAACCCAGCAACTGCTCGACGAACTGGGCCGCCATGGCCAACGCCCGGCGCACATCCATTTCTTCATCTCAGCGCCGGGTCACCGGCACCTGACCACCCAGATCAACCTGGCAGGTGATCCATACCTGTATGAAGACTTCGCCCATGCCACCCGGGATGGGCTGATTGCAGAAATCCATTTCAGTAATGATCAGGCGCGCGCGCAGCAGCACGGCGTGACGGGCAAGTTTGCCGAAATCGATTTTGACTTCACCTTGCAGCCAACCGAGAAACCCAAGGCAGACCAGCGCCCACCGCGAGTTCGCGCCCTGGAAGCCTGA
- a CDS encoding glycine betaine ABC transporter substrate-binding protein encodes MKVSSMLLGLALLCAGVTNAAEKPVIRLGARVFTEQSVLAAITAQYLNTKGYNVQVTSGLGSNLARSAQETNQLDMVWEYTGVSLVAYNHVNEKLDSAATYQRVKELDAKKGLVWLAPSKFSNTYALALPEKIAKAYPQVNTITQLNQVLMDEPNKGHVLALDTEFANRSDGLVGLTKTYDLKFTRPDIRQMDAGLVYTALRNGQVFTGLVYTTDGRLNAFHLKLLEDDKHYFPDYTAAPVVRQDFLDKHPDLAADLKPLAERLDDETMRQLNAKVDVDHLSPTVVADQFLRDHPVPAAAKEQP; translated from the coding sequence ATGAAAGTATCAAGCATGCTGCTGGGCCTGGCCCTGCTGTGCGCGGGCGTCACCAACGCCGCGGAAAAACCGGTGATCCGCCTAGGCGCCCGGGTGTTCACCGAACAGTCGGTGCTGGCTGCCATCACCGCGCAGTACCTCAACACCAAAGGCTACAACGTCCAGGTCACCAGTGGCCTGGGCAGCAACCTGGCGCGCAGTGCCCAGGAAACCAACCAGCTTGACATGGTGTGGGAATACACCGGCGTGTCGCTGGTGGCCTACAACCACGTCAACGAGAAACTCGACAGCGCCGCCACCTACCAGCGGGTCAAGGAACTCGACGCGAAGAAAGGCCTGGTGTGGCTGGCCCCGTCCAAATTCAGCAACACCTATGCCCTGGCCCTGCCGGAAAAGATCGCCAAGGCCTACCCCCAGGTCAACACCATCACCCAGCTCAACCAGGTGCTGATGGATGAACCGAACAAAGGCCACGTGCTGGCCCTGGACACCGAGTTCGCCAACCGCTCCGACGGGCTGGTGGGCCTGACCAAAACCTATGACCTGAAATTCACCCGCCCCGACATCCGCCAGATGGATGCCGGCCTGGTCTATACCGCGCTGCGCAATGGCCAGGTGTTCACGGGCCTGGTGTACACCACCGACGGGCGCCTGAACGCCTTCCATCTCAAGCTGCTGGAAGACGACAAGCACTACTTCCCCGACTACACGGCCGCCCCCGTGGTGCGCCAGGACTTCCTCGACAAGCACCCGGACCTGGCCGCCGACCTCAAGCCGCTGGCCGAGCGGCTGGACGACGAAACCATGCGCCAGCTCAACGCCAAGGTCGACGTGGACCACCTGAGCCCGACGGTCGTGGCCGACCAGTTCCTGCGCGACCACCCCGTGCCTGCCGCCGCGAAGGAGCAACCATGA
- a CDS encoding LysR family transcriptional regulator, with the protein MELRHLRYFQVLAQTLNFTRAAERLHIAQPPLSRQIQQLEDELGVSLLERARPLRLTEAGRYFFEHSNALLHQLDSLCGNTRRIGQGKKTWMGIGFAPSTLYGVLPEMIRRLRGDDAEIELELGLSEMTTVQQVEALKAGRIDVGFGRIHIDDPAITQTVLREDRLIAVLPAGHPLLGHTASLAQLASEPFVLYPGNPRPSYADHVLALFSAHGLSIKVAQWTNELQTAIGLVGAGIGITLVPESVQILHRDDIGYSPLQEANATSPIILSRRVGDVSPAVGYCLEVIRQLRVPAAE; encoded by the coding sequence ATGGAACTCAGGCATCTGCGCTATTTTCAGGTATTGGCCCAGACGTTGAACTTCACCCGCGCCGCAGAGCGCCTGCACATTGCCCAGCCGCCCCTGAGCCGGCAGATCCAGCAGTTGGAAGACGAGCTGGGCGTCAGTTTGCTGGAGCGTGCCCGCCCGCTACGGCTGACCGAAGCAGGACGCTATTTCTTCGAACACAGCAATGCCTTGCTGCATCAACTCGACAGCCTGTGTGGCAACACACGGCGCATCGGGCAGGGCAAGAAAACCTGGATGGGCATCGGCTTCGCGCCCTCGACGCTCTATGGCGTCTTGCCTGAGATGATCCGCCGCCTGCGTGGCGACGACGCCGAGATCGAGCTGGAATTGGGCCTCTCAGAGATGACCACGGTGCAGCAGGTCGAGGCGCTGAAAGCCGGGCGCATCGACGTGGGGTTTGGCCGCATCCACATCGATGACCCAGCCATCACGCAAACGGTTCTGCGCGAAGACCGCTTGATCGCGGTGCTGCCTGCCGGGCACCCGTTGCTGGGCCATACGGCCTCCCTCGCGCAACTCGCCAGCGAACCGTTCGTGCTTTACCCCGGCAACCCCAGGCCTAGCTACGCCGACCACGTACTGGCCCTGTTTTCCGCCCACGGCCTGAGCATCAAGGTAGCGCAGTGGACCAACGAACTGCAGACCGCGATCGGCCTGGTGGGGGCGGGGATTGGCATCACACTGGTGCCGGAGTCGGTGCAGATCCTGCACCGCGATGACATCGGCTATAGCCCATTGCAGGAAGCCAATGCGACGTCACCGATCATTCTCAGCCGGCGCGTGGGGGATGTGTCGCCAGCAGTGGGGTATTGCCTGGAGGTGATCCGTCAACTGCGTGTACCGGCCGCAGAGTAA
- a CDS encoding polyamine ABC transporter substrate-binding protein yields the protein MLLKITATLLLALVASAAQAADTVRIYNWSEYIAPDTLKHFQAQTGIVPSYSLYDSNEVLNDKLVARHSGYDVVFPSTHFMAHQVQGNLLMDLDRSQLPNWGNLNPVLLKVLEVNDPGNRHGFPYLWGSTGIGYNIDKVKAALGPNAPVDSWDLIFKPENISKLKACGVAFVNSGPELLPITLNYLGLPPHSTNPDDYLKAQALLMNIRPYVAYFDTARYIDDLTQGKVCVVVGYNGDVLQAQTNARQANNGVNIAYSVPKEGAPLWFDMVAMPADAPDAKAGYAFMNYLLEPKVMAGISNYVHYANANEKADALISPSLRGNSLVYPDEDTMSRLFPLQAMPAAIDKVRLRVWNKVMAGEQAAQN from the coding sequence ATGCTGCTGAAGATTACCGCCACCCTGCTGCTCGCCCTTGTTGCCAGCGCCGCCCAAGCCGCGGACACGGTGCGCATCTACAACTGGTCGGAATACATCGCACCGGACACGTTGAAGCATTTTCAGGCCCAGACCGGCATCGTGCCGAGCTACTCGCTGTACGACAGCAACGAGGTGCTCAACGACAAGCTGGTGGCACGCCACTCCGGCTATGACGTGGTGTTTCCGTCCACGCACTTCATGGCGCATCAGGTCCAGGGCAATCTGCTGATGGACCTGGACCGCAGCCAACTGCCCAATTGGGGCAACCTGAACCCGGTGCTGCTCAAGGTGCTGGAGGTCAACGACCCGGGCAACCGCCACGGTTTTCCTTACCTGTGGGGCAGCACGGGCATCGGCTACAACATCGACAAGGTCAAGGCGGCGCTGGGGCCCAACGCGCCGGTAGACTCCTGGGACCTGATCTTCAAGCCGGAAAACATCAGCAAGCTGAAAGCCTGCGGCGTCGCATTCGTCAATAGCGGGCCGGAACTGCTGCCCATCACCTTGAATTACCTGGGCCTGCCTCCTCACAGCACCAACCCCGACGACTACCTGAAAGCTCAAGCGCTGCTGATGAACATTCGGCCCTATGTGGCTTACTTCGATACTGCGCGGTACATCGACGACCTCACCCAGGGCAAGGTCTGCGTGGTGGTGGGCTACAACGGCGACGTGCTGCAGGCCCAGACCAACGCCCGCCAGGCCAACAACGGTGTGAACATCGCATACTCGGTCCCGAAGGAAGGCGCCCCGCTATGGTTCGACATGGTCGCCATGCCCGCCGATGCCCCCGACGCGAAGGCTGGCTATGCCTTCATGAACTACCTGCTGGAGCCCAAGGTAATGGCGGGTATCAGCAACTACGTGCACTACGCCAACGCCAACGAAAAGGCCGATGCGTTGATCTCGCCGTCGTTGCGGGGCAACAGCCTGGTGTACCCGGATGAAGACACCATGAGCCGCCTGTTCCCGCTGCAGGCAATGCCTGCGGCGATCGACAAGGTGCGGTTGCGGGTGTGGAACAAGGTGATGGCGGGTGAGCAGGCCGCGCAGAATTGA
- a CDS encoding ABC transporter permease: protein MGCAAVVVILALLVHWIGISTIEQYREDLLFYLQAHLILVVASMAAALVVGIPAGIALSRPNMVGRAERFMQIFNIGNTVPPLAVLAIALGILGIGSGPAIFALFLASLLPIVRNTYEGLKNVQGSLKEAAVGIGMTPRQVLFQVELPNAVPIIIGGVRVALAINVGTAPLSFLIGANSLGSLIFPGIALNNQPQLLLGAACTALLALLLDGLVSMASRLWLERGLTR from the coding sequence ATGGGGTGCGCGGCCGTCGTCGTCATCCTGGCCCTGCTGGTCCACTGGATCGGCATCAGTACCATCGAGCAGTACCGTGAAGATTTACTGTTTTACCTGCAAGCGCATCTGATACTGGTGGTGGCCTCCATGGCCGCGGCACTGGTGGTGGGGATTCCAGCGGGCATTGCCCTCAGCCGACCGAACATGGTTGGCCGCGCCGAACGTTTCATGCAGATCTTCAACATCGGTAACACCGTCCCGCCCCTGGCCGTACTGGCCATCGCCCTGGGCATACTTGGCATCGGCAGCGGCCCGGCCATCTTTGCCCTGTTCCTCGCGTCACTGTTGCCCATCGTGCGCAACACCTACGAAGGCCTGAAAAACGTTCAGGGCTCCCTCAAGGAAGCGGCCGTCGGCATCGGCATGACCCCGCGCCAAGTGCTGTTCCAGGTCGAGTTGCCCAACGCCGTGCCCATCATCATCGGTGGCGTGCGCGTGGCCCTGGCCATCAACGTCGGTACCGCCCCCCTGTCATTCCTGATTGGCGCCAACAGCCTGGGCAGCCTGATCTTCCCCGGCATCGCCCTGAACAATCAGCCGCAACTGCTGCTGGGCGCCGCGTGCACCGCGCTGCTGGCGCTGTTGCTCGACGGCCTGGTGTCGATGGCCAGCCGCCTATGGCTGGAACGTGGTCTGACTCGCTGA
- the catC gene encoding muconolactone Delta-isomerase, with protein MLFHVKMTVNLPPDMDPAKATALKADEKELAQRLQREGKWRHLWRIAGLYANYSVFDVNSVQELHDLLMQLPLYPYMKIELDAMCRHPSSIHQDDR; from the coding sequence ATGCTGTTCCACGTGAAGATGACCGTGAACCTGCCCCCTGACATGGACCCGGCCAAGGCCACTGCCTTGAAGGCCGATGAGAAGGAACTCGCCCAGCGCCTGCAACGCGAAGGCAAATGGCGCCACCTGTGGCGGATCGCCGGGCTATACGCCAATTACAGCGTGTTCGACGTGAACAGTGTCCAGGAGCTGCACGACCTGCTGATGCAATTGCCGCTTTACCCCTACATGAAGATCGAACTGGATGCGATGTGCCGTCATCCTTCCTCGATTCACCAAGACGATCGCTGA